In one window of Pseudodesulfovibrio sp. S3 DNA:
- a CDS encoding phosphoribosylformylglycinamidine synthase subunit PurQ, with translation MARVNALVITGYGTNCEKESAYALEQAGADHADIIYFSDLAAGHVRMDDYNYLLCPGGFLDGDDLGAAQAAALRWRWSNDADGKPVLDQLKGFFDKGGIILGICNGFQLLCKLGLLPAIGGKYFERQVSLSYNDSGRFEDRWVRLKTNPASPCVFTKGIDCLDVPIRHGEGKIIPMDAATFQALQDDNLIAVQYVDPKSNEPTLEYPYNPNGSPLGIAGLTDPSGRILGLMPHPEAYNHRTNHPSWTRGTDPNIPLGLTMLEAGVRYLKAQ, from the coding sequence ATGGCCCGCGTCAACGCCCTTGTCATCACCGGATACGGCACCAACTGCGAAAAGGAATCAGCTTACGCCCTTGAGCAGGCAGGTGCGGATCACGCCGATATCATATATTTTTCCGATCTTGCAGCAGGCCATGTACGCATGGACGACTATAACTATCTGCTCTGTCCAGGCGGTTTTCTTGACGGCGACGATCTCGGAGCAGCCCAGGCAGCCGCGCTCCGTTGGCGCTGGTCCAACGATGCTGACGGCAAACCCGTGCTCGACCAGCTCAAGGGATTCTTCGACAAAGGCGGCATCATCCTGGGTATCTGCAACGGCTTTCAACTGCTATGCAAACTCGGCCTGCTCCCTGCCATCGGCGGCAAATATTTTGAACGCCAGGTCTCCTTATCCTACAATGACTCCGGCCGGTTCGAAGACCGCTGGGTCCGCCTGAAAACAAACCCGGCCTCTCCCTGCGTGTTCACCAAGGGCATCGATTGCCTGGATGTTCCCATCCGGCACGGCGAAGGCAAGATAATTCCCATGGATGCCGCCACATTTCAGGCACTTCAGGACGACAACCTGATCGCGGTCCAATACGTCGATCCAAAGTCCAATGAGCCGACCTTGGAATATCCTTACAATCCCAACGGTTCTCCTCTGGGCATCGCCGGATTGACCGATCCCTCGGGCCGCATCCTGGGCCTCATGCCCCACCCAGAGGCCTACAATCATCGCACCAATCATCCGTCCTGGACTCGCGGCACCGATCCGAACATCCCGCTCGGCCTGACCATGCTCGAAGCCGGGGTGCGCTATCTGAAGGCCCAATAG